A genome region from Dreissena polymorpha isolate Duluth1 chromosome 16, UMN_Dpol_1.0, whole genome shotgun sequence includes the following:
- the LOC127862485 gene encoding uncharacterized protein LOC127862485 → MMETQTDKRNSWRCKRCGKEDMEEQIMGHILKHHVALDRVPFSCSLCGFRCNDNKTLVRHLKHYRRHVEEVTSRKGRISLDKVLQRSENPYWVNKTDMEPVQGLYGCSTMSESPTSENAGCDEEGFFAPQKEDVLPAWLLDTSTTPSAPEPEALSTLQSFRRVTPTSHGFADTSVRVSKTAQRNVSTIDILGKAAKVSGMVPPLDILASPAKIGIPSDRTSSNRNSYATPQMDENILHELLPDESDRADPLFQGIDEDEVPRKRARVEGSSSDETSREDPSNVVTNLQN, encoded by the coding sequence ATGATGGAAACGCAGACAGACAAAAGGAATTCCTGGCGATGCAAACGTTGCGGCAAAGAAGATATGGAGGAGCAAATAATGGGCCATATCCTTAAGCACCATGTGGCATTAGACCGGGTGCCATTTAGTTGCAGTCTATGCGGTTTCAGATGCAACGACAATAAAACTTTGGTCCGCCATTTAAAGCACTACAGACGACACGTGGAGGAGGTAACCTCCCGGAAAGGCAGAATAAGTCTAGACAAGGTTTTGCAACGGTCTGAGAACCCATACTGGGTGAACAAGACGGACATGGAGCCAGTACAAGGATTATATGGGTGCTCCACCATGTCTGAGTCACCAACATCGGAGAATGCAGGATGCGACGAAGAAGGCTTCTTCGCGCCTCAGAAGGAGGATGTGCTGCCAGCATGGCTTCTCGACACTTCCACCACTCCCTCTGCTCCAGAACCTGAAGCACTCTCAACCCTACAGTCATTTCGACGCGTGACTCCAACAAGTCATGGTTTCGCCGACACATCTGTCCGAGTAAGTAAAACGGCCCAAAGAAATGTCTCTACCATTGACATTCTGGGTAAGGCTGCAAAAGTAAGTGGGATGGTGCCTCCCCTGGACATTTTGGCAAGTCCTGCCAAAATCGGCATACCCTCTGATCGTACGTCCAGCAACCGTAACAGTTACGCCACACCACAAATGGACGAAAACATTTTGCATGAGCTTCTTCCTGATGAAAGTGACCGAGCTGACCCACTTTTTCAGGGCATAGATGAAGATGAAGTACCCCGCAAAAGAGCCAGGGTTGAAGGGTCTTCTAGCGACGAAACGAGCCGTGAAGATCCAAGCAATGTTGTcacaaatttacaaaattaa